The Phoenix dactylifera cultivar Barhee BC4 chromosome 12, palm_55x_up_171113_PBpolish2nd_filt_p, whole genome shotgun sequence genome includes the window AGAGTCCACACAGCTATCTTCATCATCATGTTGGCTGCTCGCTGATGAAGGTGTCGAAGGGTCATGGATACTTTTGGAACTGCAGTGGTTGGTTGCGAGCATGCTGACCTGACCGAGATGGGAGATCTCCACAACAACAGTGTCATCATCCATGGGCAGAGGCTGCTTCCAAGGTTCCCCATCAATTCTCATATATGTGTGGTCTGCTGTGCCCTTGTGGAACTCGAATCTAATTCGATGTGCCTGTAAGCAGAACAATAGATTCAagttgtgaggatccgtgctcCCACATTGGCTTATGCATTGGGTAAATCTTGTGTAGTTATACGAGccaagaaacctaaataatagctttgggctagtctttttggatgagTTTCTTAGTTGCAAGAAATGGTATATAAGCGGATTCAGCCGTGGTCTATGTagactagaggacactgcaaCACGGATTCATGGACATTGAACATGGGCCGATTGTGGTGCTTGTGActatatttgaatggatttagatTCTTAGCGTGGCAAGGACACCACAGCTTAAATGAGGGGAGTATGTGTGTGTAGTCTCACATCGGCTAtgcactaggtagatcttggatacttatacagggtcaaagaacccaaatactATCAATTGGCTAGCATTTTTGGCTAAGGTCCTAGGTTGTGACACATGTTCTGCATGAATTCTTCTCTCACATAATGCATGGGTTTGGCCATGATAACTTCTAGTGCACCATAACAACATTGAAGGGGATGTGCAATTTATACATTTCAACAGTTAGTTGTCATGGGAATAGATTGTTATTGATACAACAACTTGTTCAGATGATAGACATGTAACGTAACAAGCAATTCTATAAATTTATGGGTGTGATATCCTCTTATAAGGTCAATACTGGTACGAGTAAAATGGTTTGTTGAAACAGAAGATTCATTATCCTCTTACCTGAGCAAGACGAGTTCCATGTCCATTGGGAGCAAGCAAAACAAGTCCATGCCAAGCATCTCGGAAGCCAACAACCTCAAGAAGGCCATCATCAACATATGTTGCAGTCAGATCCCTCTATAGCAGAGCACAGTCAAACTATCAAGGGATGTATTGATAAAATCCTATCCCATATAAAATCATCTCATTAGAAGAAGGGAGGTGTAAGAATGGGAAAGCAAACTCACGTCTCTCACTTTACGCTGATTTGGAGTTCCCCAAGGATTTAATCCACCAGAAAAGCTTggcaaattaagacaaacaactgATCTGATGCTGCAAAAAATTAACCAGTTTAGTTAGTTGGATGACCCCCTAGTGTTGCAAAATATATCTTGAAGAGAACTGAAGAATCTTTCAGAATGCATCCAATCAGTATGGTGCATCAAATCAATCATTGTCTTTCAATCATCTTCCAATCTCACAACTGCAGATGTGGCTTGACTAGAGAAACATAGAAGCCTGTACCTAAAGAGGTCCTATTCTTTGTAAGTGCCTTAAACAACAAGAATTTGGTAGTTTCACAAATCATCGGTAGGGGCTACCTAAGCTACTAATTTTCGGAGGTTTACTATATAATTGTATCAAGTAGAGAATGGCCAATTATAAGGCATAACAAGATTACAGCAAATCCAATCAAATTCTCTGGTAAAAATGAAATTGCATAAAAATGAGACCTGCTAGATTCAATATTGTCGTTTCATTATgagataaattttaaatttatacaTTCTTTCAAAAACTTTCAATATCAAATAACCATGGGTTCACAAAAATCAGCATAGCAGCACAAAACAAAATTAATATACAAGGAGATTGTCTGCAGAGAATATGTGTTAAGAAAAATATGCATATTAAACTCTACCTATTATAAAATTGAATCACTTGCAGCTGGACATGCAAAACAGAACTCCAAAAATTCTCCGCAGAGGAGGTGCtttgttctctttcttttcttttttttttggtctttaCTAGATCCCATGCTAGAActaagaggaagaagggagcaGCATTAAGtgacagacacacacacacacacacacacacacacacacacagagcaggactccccctttctcagctctttctttctctttcattCTTAGAACAGCCTGTGCAGAGCACATGCTAAGTACTAGTAAAGATGATGTGTACTGGTGAATGGGAACTTAGCTAGCAATCCAGGCATTCTCACtctatccacaaatttattaaattattataccAGCAGAATCATACATGGTTGCAAATTGGAACTCAATGAAGACAAACGTTAACCTATCAGTTTACCTGTGAGGAATATGGAGCTCTTCCCACTGGCCCGGTCTTTTCATGACCTTCACCTTTGCAAGCTGAGCTATGTTCCTGTATAAACACGCTATTTAACTAAAATTAAAACTGCAAAGACCTGATGCATTTTGTCAGCGTATTGGTTTCCAATGAACTTTAAACTGAAGATAGGCTTAGCATCAAGCATGAATATAAACCAAACAGTCTTGTCGGTAGATTTAGCATCAAGCATGAACATAACTAAACAGTCTAGTCCAACTATATGGATAGTTTTTGTCAGTCCAGTCTTCTCATCCTCTGTGTAAGGCCAGATGTTTAGGTAGGGGACAGAAATTCCATTCTAATAGTTAAGCATGCAAGCATAAGAATGGTATTTCAAAGATTTTCTTGACCAAAAGAAGGTGAAGATATTAGCTTGGGTAAAAGAtctaaaaatttcttttttatatttaatctGTAAAGCTGGAAATGAAGCCAATAAGAAGTCTGTCCTCCTATTTAAGTGTAACACTGGAtccttcaaaaaagaaaaacttcaaCACGTTGTCGGGGGTATTCTTAACCGCTATCATAGTCTAAATTGCAGaagtacaaaattataatcCACTAACCATCATGAACTTCAATGGGCTGAGTTACTAATATCTGAGAATTATGACTACTGTTTCAGTTATTACAGGTTATACAAACCAGCAATGAATAATTTACCTTGAAGAAGGATGAAAAAGAGAAGCAAAAAACCATCCTTGTGTCCATCCAAGCTTAGCATAGGTACTCTGCATTATAACAATTATGTTTAGTGACGTTTCTTGAAAGGAGTTTGGTTTTGCATTATACAACTCAGAATATGTATAATTGCAGCTAAAATTTTTGCTCTAATGCAGTGTTGCTACAAAAACTTATCTGCATCAGTCAACAATGAAGTTTATTCAAAATAATATAAAGTTTTGACGAAAAAACATAGGAAAAGCTATAATGCGTAAGCATCTATACTTAATGGTTATattgcaaaagaaaataaacataaaaaacCAACAGCATTCCATAGATCTCAATAAGAGCTCGCAACAACACAAAATTGATTATGATACTgggttaaatttataaaaagggGAATACAATTTCTCCTGGCCAGAATATTCATCTTGTTGTATATAAGCTTTTCAATTTTCCATGAGACAATTTATATCATACATATGCTTGTTTCATATTCAGATCACAGAATTCATACCATACCTAGTGTTGTGTTATTAACTCACATACAATCATCATAACTAGCTGACGGAGTACCATATATTATATAATGCTCTTGTGAACATCACTCATGTAATTATGCTGGTATTACAATTGCATGCTGTTACTATCactaatataaaaattaaagagTTATAATACATTTTTTGAGCAACAGCTCGTAACAAAGAAATAAGACAAAGCATCTCGTTTCCTGAACCAACGTGAAGAAAATATAACCTGATTAACTAACTGGTTCTTGAACTTTTCTGGGTGCAGCTTCCTCTCAGCATGAAATGCATATGATACTTGAGCATCCATTCCTGTAACATAACAGAAAATTTATCAAGCATGTGACCATAAGATATAAATTTTCTTGATAAATTTTAGCTAGAACAATCACCGAACAATGTTTTATCTGATTACAATATGTTTTATTCTTATTCACAAATTCagtaaaagataaaataaagcaATGCATAGGACACATAACTTCTTAATTTATTGAATGATATGCCATTTCAGGTTTCAAGCTCAACCATGATAAGCTTGTATTTCAACAAGCAAGCATATTTTTTAAAGCAGCAATGCTTAAGACATTCTTAATATTCCTAATGTTGCTAATGGCCCTGCAGTTCTAAAGTGCTTACAGGCTCACATCTAGTTGTTCCACATTAAGGTAAATCCGTGATATCTACCCAAAATAGCCATTAACTAAAAGCCGCTTGTTACTACTACATTCAAATTCTTCCTACATTAATCCTTTAACAAGAAAATGAATAATATGATCACAGTTTAAACTTAAAGGTCAAGAGAAGGAATCGTGGATGACTATGTGATAAAAGCATCATCAGATAAGCCCAACGAAAGATGCTACATTTACAAAAAAGAATTAGCCATTAGACTTCTCTATACAGAGAGATCATATGGGCACAACGAGATCACACTACCACGTTTTGACATAGCACTGGGACACAGAATACCCCTCCAgttttctcttctatttttccttccttttacATGCACATATGTGCAgtcatgattaactaaatagGCCTAGATCGTGAAAATCAGACAAACAGGCAAAAATCCAAAGAGTCAATAGAATAATGTGAAggaaaattataaattaaaaaaataacagtCAGATTTTATGCAGAGGCGAAAACAAACACAGATGGTAAAAATGATTTCTTAAATGATTTGAATAAGATACTACCAGGATTTATAATGCACTTGATTATAAggataatttaaataaaaagtaATCTTATATTTCCTTGCAATGAGAGAGTAACTGTATCCCAAAGAGAGATTCTTACCCATACTAAAATAGTTCCAAAACCCCCCACGAAATGTGTGATAACCTTCCTGAGAAGCGGTAAACAGGAATAAACttaaattattttctttaaaaaaatagacAGAGTACCAACTAATGTTATTTGAATCAAaagtataatattcaaaaagacCTTGAATTAAATATAACAGATTGTTAGATAGTATGGATAATCAATAGAAAGAgtaaaaaggacaaaatctgtagcTAACCAGGTGGGCAAGCTACCACTACAGCTTGTCCATCAGTATCCCAATAATTGAACAGGTCACATGGTAATTAATGTTTTGGATGGTTTTCAAAATGGTAAAGTGGTTTATAAAGTTGTTAAAACAAGCATACAAGCAGAAGAGAATTCCTTACCACATTAAGTGAGTCTGAGCTTGAAACACGGTGAAATGCATGCAGAGCATGTGGAAGTTCTAGGGGAGCAACTGGATCCCAGGTACCTTCCTTGGGAGCTCGCATCCTCATGATAATATGCCAGCTGAGGTCAAAAAACATAAGCAATTAGCACAAACATTGTGCTTCAGTCATCTATATATCATGCAGAAGCCTGCCCCCATTCTTGCCAAATATTATTGTCAGATTACATAAAAAACAATCTGTGAAAAAGAGCAAGCGAAAATCTTGCAGTAGGCAAAAAGAAATGGATCAGATGCCTAAAATAGGTGAACTAGAAAAGAATCACAAATAGCTCTGGTAATTAAGCAAATGCCTATTATGGTATGCAGCGTCTAAGGGGTGAAGCCTCTTTCATCAAGTCACCAAttaactaaaaaattaaaatgtgcACGTGACCATATATATTTCGTTATTGGGTCAAGTACACATTGGCACATATATAGTGCTAGAAAAATGCAACTAATATAGTAGATTTTACATATTTAATAGCACCCATACGTTTTTGAAGT containing:
- the LOC103709886 gene encoding diacylglycerol kinase 5-like translates to MGDSSSQMSQPLKDFCIPDYVLVPDLEPEEVSYTPTCPVIVFINSKSGGQLGGDLLKTYRELLNRVQVYDLGEAAPDKVLHRLYGNFEKLKSKGDMLAAEIQKRLRLIVAGGDGTASWLLGVVCDLKLAQPPPVATVPLGTGNNLPFSFGWGKKNPGTDRQSVEYFLDQVMKATEMQIDSWHIIMRMRAPKEGTWDPVAPLELPHALHAFHRVSSSDSLNVEGYHTFRGGFWNYFSMGMDAQVSYAFHAERKLHPEKFKNQLVNQSTYAKLGWTQGWFFASLFHPSSRNIAQLAKVKVMKRPGQWEELHIPHSIRSVVCLNLPSFSGGLNPWGTPNQRKVRDRDLTATYVDDGLLEVVGFRDAWHGLVLLAPNGHGTRLAQAHRIRFEFHKGTADHTYMRIDGEPWKQPLPMDDDTVVVEISHLGQVSMLATNHCSSKSIHDPSTPSSASSQHDDEDSCVDSEDEWEGERRKFGAAETFKIREGINSIANPS